The proteins below are encoded in one region of Bos indicus x Bos taurus breed Angus x Brahman F1 hybrid chromosome 2, Bos_hybrid_MaternalHap_v2.0, whole genome shotgun sequence:
- the ECEL1 gene encoding endothelin-converting enzyme-like 1 isoform X3 has protein sequence MEAPYSMTAHYDEFQEVKYVSRCGGGGARGTSLPPGFPLGAGRSATGARAGLPRWNRREVCLLSGLVFAAGLCAILAAMLALKYLGPGAAGGAACSEGCPERKAFARAARFLAANLDASIDPCQDFYSFACGGWLRRHAIPDDKLTYGTIAAIGEQNEERLRRLLARPRGGPGGAAQRKVRAFFRSCLDMREIERLGPRPMLEVIEDCGGWDLGGAAERPGAAARWDLNRLLYKAQGVYSAAALFSLTVSLDDRNSSRYVIRIDQDGLTLPERTLYLAQDEESEKILAAYRVFMERLLSLLGAEAVEQKAREILQLEQRLANITVSEYDDLRRDVSSVYNKVTLGQLQKITPHLRWKWLLDQIFQEDFSEDEEVVLLATDYMQQVSQLIRSTPRRILHNYLVWRVVVVLSEHLSPPFREALHELAREMEGSDKPQELARVCLGQANRHFGMALGALFVHEHFSAASKAKEAYLICQPQDALPTKLLPGLLCHAQWDGPRNVQQLVEDIKYILGQRLEELDWMDAETKAAARAKLQYMMVMVGYPDFLLKPEAVDKEYEFEVHEKTYFKNILNSIRFSIQLSVKKIRQEVDKSTWLLPPQALNAYYLPNKNQMVFPAGILQPTLYDPDFPQSLNYGGIGTIIGHELTHGYDDWGGHYDRSGSLLHWWTEASYGRFLRKAECIVHLYDNFTVYNQRVNGKHTLGENIADMGGLKLAYYAYQKWVREHGPEHPLHRLKYTHNQLFFIAFAQNWCIKRRSQSIYLQVLTDKHAPEHYRVLGSVSQFEEFGRAFHCPKDSPMNPAHKCSVW, from the exons ATGGAGGCCCCGTATTCGATGACAGCACATTACGACGAGTTCCAGGAGGTGAAGTACGTGAGCCGGTGCGGTGGGGGAGGCGCACGGGGAACGTCGCTGCCCCCTGGCTTCCCGCTGGGTGCGGGGCGCAGCGCCACCGGGGCCCGAGCCGGGCTGCCGCGCTGGAACCGGCGCGAGGTGTGCCTGCTGTCGGGGCTGGTGTTCGCCGCGGGCCTTTGTGCCATCCTGGCCGCCATGCTGGCTCTCAAGTACCTGGGtccgggggcggcggggggcgccGCCTGCTCCGAGGGCTGCCCGGAGCGGAAGGCCTTCGCGCGCGCCGCGCGTTTCTTGGCCGCCAACCTGGACGCCAGCATAGACCCGTGCCAGGACTTCTACTCCTTCGCGTGCGGCGGCTGGCTGCGGCGCCACGCCATCCCGGACGACAAGCTCACCTACGGCACCATCGCGGCCATCGGCGAGCAGAACGAGGAGCGCCTGCGGCGCTTGCTGGCGAGGCCCAGGGGCGGGCCAGGGGGCGCGGCCCAGCGCAAGGTGCGCGCTTTCTTCCGCTCTTGCCTGGACATGCGGGAAATCGAACGGCTCGGCCCGCGGCCCATGCTCGAGGTCATCGAGGACTGCGGGGGCTGGGACCTGGGCGGCGCGGCGGAGCGCCCGGGGGCGGCGGCTCGCTGGGACCTCAACCGGCTGCTGTACAAGGCGCAGGGCGTGTACAGCGCCGCCGCGCTCTTCTCGCTCACCGTCAGCCTGGATGACAGGAACTCCTCGCGCTACGTCATCCGC ATTGACCAGGACGGGCTCACCCTGCCAGAAAGGACCTTGTACTTAGCTCAggacgaggagagtgaaaag ATCCTAGCAGCGTACCGGGTGTTCATGGAGCGCCTGCTCAGCCTCCTGGGTGCTGAGGCAGTGGAGCAGAAGGCCCGGGAGATCCTGCAGCTGGAGCAGCGGCTGGCCAAC ATCACAGTGTCCGAGTATGATGACCTCCGGCGAGACGTTAGCTCTGTGTACAACAAGGTGACCCTAGGGCAACTGCAGAAGATCACCCCCCAC CTGCGGTGGAAGTGGCTGCTGGACCAGATCTTCCAGGAGGACTTCTCGGAGGACGAGGAGGTGGTGCTCCTGGCCACAGACTACATGCAGCAGGTGTCCCAGCTCATCCGCTCCACCCCCCGCAG GATCCTGCACAACTACCTGGTGTGGCGTGTGGTGGTGGTCCTGAGCGAGCACCTGTCCCCGCCATTCCGAGAGGCACTGCACGAGCTGGCCCGGGAGATGGAGGGCAGCGACAAGCCACAGGAGCTGGCCCGTGTCTGCCTGGGCCAGGCCAACCGTCACTTTGGCATGGCACTCGGTGCCCTGTTTGTACATGAGCACTTCTCGGCTGCCAGCAAGGCCAAG GAAGCCTACCTGATTTGTCAGCCGCAGGACGCTCTCCCCACCAAGCTCCTGCCCGGCCTGCTCTGCCATGCTCAGTGGGATGGCCCTAGGAAT GTACAGCAGCTGGTAGAAGACATCAAGTATATCTTGGGTCAGCGCCTGGAGGAGCTAGACTGGATGGATGCTGAAACCAAGGCGGCCGCACGGGCCAAG CTTCAGTacatgatggtgatggtgggcTACCCGGACTTCCTGCTGAAACCCGAGGCCGTGGACAAGGAGTATGAG TTTGAGGTCCACGAGAAGACCTACTTCAAGAACATTTTGAACAGCATCCGCTTCAGCATCCAGCTCTCAGTCAAGAAGATCCGGCAGGAGGTGGACAAGTCCAC GTGGCTGCTCCCCCCACAGGCACTCAATGCCTACTATCTGCCCAACAAGAACCAGATGG TGTTCCCGGCTGGAATCCTGCAGCCAACACTGTACGACCCTGACTTTCCACA GTCTCTCAACTACGGGGGCATCGGCACCATCATCGGGCACGAGCTGACCCACGGCTACGATGACTGGG GAGGCCACTATGACCGCTCAGGCAGCCTGCTGCACTGGTGGACTGAGGCCTCCTACGGCCGTTTCCTGCGCAAGGCCGAGTGCATCGTCCACCTCTACGACAACTTCACCGTCTACAACCAGCGG GTGAATGGGAAGCACACGCTTGGAGAGAACATTGCAGACATGGGCGGCCTCAAGCTTGCCTATTAT GCATATCAGAAGTGGGTGCGTGAGCACGGCCCTGAGCACCCGCTGCACCGGCTCAAGTATACGCACAACCAGCTCTTCTTCATCGCTTTTGCCCAG AACTGGTGCATCAAGCGGCGGTCGCAGTCCATCTACCTGCAGGTGCTGACCGACAAGCACGCACCCGAGCACTACAG GGTGCTGGGCAGCGTGTCCCAGTTCGAGGAATTTGGCCGGGCCTTCCATTGCCCCAAGGACTCGCCCATGAACCCTGCCCACAAGTGCTCTGTATGGTGA
- the ECEL1 gene encoding endothelin-converting enzyme-like 1 isoform X2 produces the protein MDGQCLQWLVAARSLLPPSNPEWRREARPQTHSLLGTPGGLQPLDLGLCSFSLGSWVPSGPSAFLNLSAFPAAAAQGPCRGPLGAWRPGAACCSRDRPGLRGGGSGAMEAPYSMTAHYDEFQEVKYVSRCGGGGARGTSLPPGFPLGAGRSATGARAGLPRWNRREVCLLSGLVFAAGLCAILAAMLALKYLGPGAAGGAACSEGCPERKAFARAARFLAANLDASIDPCQDFYSFACGGWLRRHAIPDDKLTYGTIAAIGEQNEERLRRLLARPRGGPGGAAQRKVRAFFRSCLDMREIERLGPRPMLEVIEDCGGWDLGGAAERPGAAARWDLNRLLYKAQGVYSAAALFSLTVSLDDRNSSRYVIRIDQDGLTLPERTLYLAQDEESEKILAAYRVFMERLLSLLGAEAVEQKAREILQLEQRLANITVSEYDDLRRDVSSVYNKVTLGQLQKITPHLRWKWLLDQIFQEDFSEDEEVVLLATDYMQQVSQLIRSTPRRILHNYLVWRVVVVLSEHLSPPFREALHELAREMEGSDKPQELARVCLGQANRHFGMALGALFVHEHFSAASKAKVQQLVEDIKYILGQRLEELDWMDAETKAAARAKLQYMMVMVGYPDFLLKPEAVDKEYEFEVHEKTYFKNILNSIRFSIQLSVKKIRQEVDKSTWLLPPQALNAYYLPNKNQMVFPAGILQPTLYDPDFPQSLNYGGIGTIIGHELTHGYDDWGGHYDRSGSLLHWWTEASYGRFLRKAECIVHLYDNFTVYNQRVNGKHTLGENIADMGGLKLAYYAYQKWVREHGPEHPLHRLKYTHNQLFFIAFAQNWCIKRRSQSIYLQVLTDKHAPEHYRVLGSVSQFEEFGRAFHCPKDSPMNPAHKCSVW, from the exons ATGGACGGACAGTGCCTACAGTGGCTGGTGGCCGCTCGgagccttctccctccctccaaccccGAGTGGCGCAGGGAGGCCAGGCCCCAGACCCACTCGCTGTTGGGGACTCCGGGTGGCCTCCAGCCTTTGGACCTAGGCCTGTGCTCTTTCTCTTTGGGCTCGTGGGTCCCGTCGGGCCCCAGTGCCTTTCTGAACCTGTCTGCCTTTCCTGCAGCTGCGGCCCAGGGGCCATGCAGAGGCCCGCTGGGAGCCTGGCGGCCCGGTGCAGCCTGCTGTAGCAGAGACCGCCCAGGGCtgcgcggcggcggcagcggaGCCATGGAGGCCCCGTATTCGATGACAGCACATTACGACGAGTTCCAGGAGGTGAAGTACGTGAGCCGGTGCGGTGGGGGAGGCGCACGGGGAACGTCGCTGCCCCCTGGCTTCCCGCTGGGTGCGGGGCGCAGCGCCACCGGGGCCCGAGCCGGGCTGCCGCGCTGGAACCGGCGCGAGGTGTGCCTGCTGTCGGGGCTGGTGTTCGCCGCGGGCCTTTGTGCCATCCTGGCCGCCATGCTGGCTCTCAAGTACCTGGGtccgggggcggcggggggcgccGCCTGCTCCGAGGGCTGCCCGGAGCGGAAGGCCTTCGCGCGCGCCGCGCGTTTCTTGGCCGCCAACCTGGACGCCAGCATAGACCCGTGCCAGGACTTCTACTCCTTCGCGTGCGGCGGCTGGCTGCGGCGCCACGCCATCCCGGACGACAAGCTCACCTACGGCACCATCGCGGCCATCGGCGAGCAGAACGAGGAGCGCCTGCGGCGCTTGCTGGCGAGGCCCAGGGGCGGGCCAGGGGGCGCGGCCCAGCGCAAGGTGCGCGCTTTCTTCCGCTCTTGCCTGGACATGCGGGAAATCGAACGGCTCGGCCCGCGGCCCATGCTCGAGGTCATCGAGGACTGCGGGGGCTGGGACCTGGGCGGCGCGGCGGAGCGCCCGGGGGCGGCGGCTCGCTGGGACCTCAACCGGCTGCTGTACAAGGCGCAGGGCGTGTACAGCGCCGCCGCGCTCTTCTCGCTCACCGTCAGCCTGGATGACAGGAACTCCTCGCGCTACGTCATCCGC ATTGACCAGGACGGGCTCACCCTGCCAGAAAGGACCTTGTACTTAGCTCAggacgaggagagtgaaaag ATCCTAGCAGCGTACCGGGTGTTCATGGAGCGCCTGCTCAGCCTCCTGGGTGCTGAGGCAGTGGAGCAGAAGGCCCGGGAGATCCTGCAGCTGGAGCAGCGGCTGGCCAAC ATCACAGTGTCCGAGTATGATGACCTCCGGCGAGACGTTAGCTCTGTGTACAACAAGGTGACCCTAGGGCAACTGCAGAAGATCACCCCCCAC CTGCGGTGGAAGTGGCTGCTGGACCAGATCTTCCAGGAGGACTTCTCGGAGGACGAGGAGGTGGTGCTCCTGGCCACAGACTACATGCAGCAGGTGTCCCAGCTCATCCGCTCCACCCCCCGCAG GATCCTGCACAACTACCTGGTGTGGCGTGTGGTGGTGGTCCTGAGCGAGCACCTGTCCCCGCCATTCCGAGAGGCACTGCACGAGCTGGCCCGGGAGATGGAGGGCAGCGACAAGCCACAGGAGCTGGCCCGTGTCTGCCTGGGCCAGGCCAACCGTCACTTTGGCATGGCACTCGGTGCCCTGTTTGTACATGAGCACTTCTCGGCTGCCAGCAAGGCCAAG GTACAGCAGCTGGTAGAAGACATCAAGTATATCTTGGGTCAGCGCCTGGAGGAGCTAGACTGGATGGATGCTGAAACCAAGGCGGCCGCACGGGCCAAG CTTCAGTacatgatggtgatggtgggcTACCCGGACTTCCTGCTGAAACCCGAGGCCGTGGACAAGGAGTATGAG TTTGAGGTCCACGAGAAGACCTACTTCAAGAACATTTTGAACAGCATCCGCTTCAGCATCCAGCTCTCAGTCAAGAAGATCCGGCAGGAGGTGGACAAGTCCAC GTGGCTGCTCCCCCCACAGGCACTCAATGCCTACTATCTGCCCAACAAGAACCAGATGG TGTTCCCGGCTGGAATCCTGCAGCCAACACTGTACGACCCTGACTTTCCACA GTCTCTCAACTACGGGGGCATCGGCACCATCATCGGGCACGAGCTGACCCACGGCTACGATGACTGGG GAGGCCACTATGACCGCTCAGGCAGCCTGCTGCACTGGTGGACTGAGGCCTCCTACGGCCGTTTCCTGCGCAAGGCCGAGTGCATCGTCCACCTCTACGACAACTTCACCGTCTACAACCAGCGG GTGAATGGGAAGCACACGCTTGGAGAGAACATTGCAGACATGGGCGGCCTCAAGCTTGCCTATTAT GCATATCAGAAGTGGGTGCGTGAGCACGGCCCTGAGCACCCGCTGCACCGGCTCAAGTATACGCACAACCAGCTCTTCTTCATCGCTTTTGCCCAG AACTGGTGCATCAAGCGGCGGTCGCAGTCCATCTACCTGCAGGTGCTGACCGACAAGCACGCACCCGAGCACTACAG GGTGCTGGGCAGCGTGTCCCAGTTCGAGGAATTTGGCCGGGCCTTCCATTGCCCCAAGGACTCGCCCATGAACCCTGCCCACAAGTGCTCTGTATGGTGA
- the ECEL1 gene encoding endothelin-converting enzyme-like 1 isoform X1, translated as MDGQCLQWLVAARSLLPPSNPEWRREARPQTHSLLGTPGGLQPLDLGLCSFSLGSWVPSGPSAFLNLSAFPAAAAQGPCRGPLGAWRPGAACCSRDRPGLRGGGSGAMEAPYSMTAHYDEFQEVKYVSRCGGGGARGTSLPPGFPLGAGRSATGARAGLPRWNRREVCLLSGLVFAAGLCAILAAMLALKYLGPGAAGGAACSEGCPERKAFARAARFLAANLDASIDPCQDFYSFACGGWLRRHAIPDDKLTYGTIAAIGEQNEERLRRLLARPRGGPGGAAQRKVRAFFRSCLDMREIERLGPRPMLEVIEDCGGWDLGGAAERPGAAARWDLNRLLYKAQGVYSAAALFSLTVSLDDRNSSRYVIRIDQDGLTLPERTLYLAQDEESEKILAAYRVFMERLLSLLGAEAVEQKAREILQLEQRLANITVSEYDDLRRDVSSVYNKVTLGQLQKITPHLRWKWLLDQIFQEDFSEDEEVVLLATDYMQQVSQLIRSTPRRILHNYLVWRVVVVLSEHLSPPFREALHELAREMEGSDKPQELARVCLGQANRHFGMALGALFVHEHFSAASKAKEAYLICQPQDALPTKLLPGLLCHAQWDGPRNVQQLVEDIKYILGQRLEELDWMDAETKAAARAKLQYMMVMVGYPDFLLKPEAVDKEYEFEVHEKTYFKNILNSIRFSIQLSVKKIRQEVDKSTWLLPPQALNAYYLPNKNQMVFPAGILQPTLYDPDFPQSLNYGGIGTIIGHELTHGYDDWGGHYDRSGSLLHWWTEASYGRFLRKAECIVHLYDNFTVYNQRVNGKHTLGENIADMGGLKLAYYAYQKWVREHGPEHPLHRLKYTHNQLFFIAFAQNWCIKRRSQSIYLQVLTDKHAPEHYRVLGSVSQFEEFGRAFHCPKDSPMNPAHKCSVW; from the exons ATGGACGGACAGTGCCTACAGTGGCTGGTGGCCGCTCGgagccttctccctccctccaaccccGAGTGGCGCAGGGAGGCCAGGCCCCAGACCCACTCGCTGTTGGGGACTCCGGGTGGCCTCCAGCCTTTGGACCTAGGCCTGTGCTCTTTCTCTTTGGGCTCGTGGGTCCCGTCGGGCCCCAGTGCCTTTCTGAACCTGTCTGCCTTTCCTGCAGCTGCGGCCCAGGGGCCATGCAGAGGCCCGCTGGGAGCCTGGCGGCCCGGTGCAGCCTGCTGTAGCAGAGACCGCCCAGGGCtgcgcggcggcggcagcggaGCCATGGAGGCCCCGTATTCGATGACAGCACATTACGACGAGTTCCAGGAGGTGAAGTACGTGAGCCGGTGCGGTGGGGGAGGCGCACGGGGAACGTCGCTGCCCCCTGGCTTCCCGCTGGGTGCGGGGCGCAGCGCCACCGGGGCCCGAGCCGGGCTGCCGCGCTGGAACCGGCGCGAGGTGTGCCTGCTGTCGGGGCTGGTGTTCGCCGCGGGCCTTTGTGCCATCCTGGCCGCCATGCTGGCTCTCAAGTACCTGGGtccgggggcggcggggggcgccGCCTGCTCCGAGGGCTGCCCGGAGCGGAAGGCCTTCGCGCGCGCCGCGCGTTTCTTGGCCGCCAACCTGGACGCCAGCATAGACCCGTGCCAGGACTTCTACTCCTTCGCGTGCGGCGGCTGGCTGCGGCGCCACGCCATCCCGGACGACAAGCTCACCTACGGCACCATCGCGGCCATCGGCGAGCAGAACGAGGAGCGCCTGCGGCGCTTGCTGGCGAGGCCCAGGGGCGGGCCAGGGGGCGCGGCCCAGCGCAAGGTGCGCGCTTTCTTCCGCTCTTGCCTGGACATGCGGGAAATCGAACGGCTCGGCCCGCGGCCCATGCTCGAGGTCATCGAGGACTGCGGGGGCTGGGACCTGGGCGGCGCGGCGGAGCGCCCGGGGGCGGCGGCTCGCTGGGACCTCAACCGGCTGCTGTACAAGGCGCAGGGCGTGTACAGCGCCGCCGCGCTCTTCTCGCTCACCGTCAGCCTGGATGACAGGAACTCCTCGCGCTACGTCATCCGC ATTGACCAGGACGGGCTCACCCTGCCAGAAAGGACCTTGTACTTAGCTCAggacgaggagagtgaaaag ATCCTAGCAGCGTACCGGGTGTTCATGGAGCGCCTGCTCAGCCTCCTGGGTGCTGAGGCAGTGGAGCAGAAGGCCCGGGAGATCCTGCAGCTGGAGCAGCGGCTGGCCAAC ATCACAGTGTCCGAGTATGATGACCTCCGGCGAGACGTTAGCTCTGTGTACAACAAGGTGACCCTAGGGCAACTGCAGAAGATCACCCCCCAC CTGCGGTGGAAGTGGCTGCTGGACCAGATCTTCCAGGAGGACTTCTCGGAGGACGAGGAGGTGGTGCTCCTGGCCACAGACTACATGCAGCAGGTGTCCCAGCTCATCCGCTCCACCCCCCGCAG GATCCTGCACAACTACCTGGTGTGGCGTGTGGTGGTGGTCCTGAGCGAGCACCTGTCCCCGCCATTCCGAGAGGCACTGCACGAGCTGGCCCGGGAGATGGAGGGCAGCGACAAGCCACAGGAGCTGGCCCGTGTCTGCCTGGGCCAGGCCAACCGTCACTTTGGCATGGCACTCGGTGCCCTGTTTGTACATGAGCACTTCTCGGCTGCCAGCAAGGCCAAG GAAGCCTACCTGATTTGTCAGCCGCAGGACGCTCTCCCCACCAAGCTCCTGCCCGGCCTGCTCTGCCATGCTCAGTGGGATGGCCCTAGGAAT GTACAGCAGCTGGTAGAAGACATCAAGTATATCTTGGGTCAGCGCCTGGAGGAGCTAGACTGGATGGATGCTGAAACCAAGGCGGCCGCACGGGCCAAG CTTCAGTacatgatggtgatggtgggcTACCCGGACTTCCTGCTGAAACCCGAGGCCGTGGACAAGGAGTATGAG TTTGAGGTCCACGAGAAGACCTACTTCAAGAACATTTTGAACAGCATCCGCTTCAGCATCCAGCTCTCAGTCAAGAAGATCCGGCAGGAGGTGGACAAGTCCAC GTGGCTGCTCCCCCCACAGGCACTCAATGCCTACTATCTGCCCAACAAGAACCAGATGG TGTTCCCGGCTGGAATCCTGCAGCCAACACTGTACGACCCTGACTTTCCACA GTCTCTCAACTACGGGGGCATCGGCACCATCATCGGGCACGAGCTGACCCACGGCTACGATGACTGGG GAGGCCACTATGACCGCTCAGGCAGCCTGCTGCACTGGTGGACTGAGGCCTCCTACGGCCGTTTCCTGCGCAAGGCCGAGTGCATCGTCCACCTCTACGACAACTTCACCGTCTACAACCAGCGG GTGAATGGGAAGCACACGCTTGGAGAGAACATTGCAGACATGGGCGGCCTCAAGCTTGCCTATTAT GCATATCAGAAGTGGGTGCGTGAGCACGGCCCTGAGCACCCGCTGCACCGGCTCAAGTATACGCACAACCAGCTCTTCTTCATCGCTTTTGCCCAG AACTGGTGCATCAAGCGGCGGTCGCAGTCCATCTACCTGCAGGTGCTGACCGACAAGCACGCACCCGAGCACTACAG GGTGCTGGGCAGCGTGTCCCAGTTCGAGGAATTTGGCCGGGCCTTCCATTGCCCCAAGGACTCGCCCATGAACCCTGCCCACAAGTGCTCTGTATGGTGA